One stretch of Alphaproteobacteria bacterium DNA includes these proteins:
- a CDS encoding NAD(P)H-hydrate dehydratase encodes MQFSNQALLGIAEMSKADSLAAEGGVPSSRLMEAAGWAVAMNVRKRFPPCRVLVLAGPGNNGGDGFVAARYLRHWGWPVRVALLGDARALRGDAALNLERWEGETEPLALSCLEGADLAIDALFGAGLTRPLEGVARQVIEALAVPVVAVDIPSGISGDDGQVLGAAPKACLTVTFFRKKPGHCLMPGRGLCGHIVVADIGIPDAVLDVIKPQAFENGPELWNMPRLAADAHKYARGHALILGGEMTGAARLAAGAARRIGAGMVTLAVPQKLMPIYASACAPGVVLKPCDKPDDLAALLEPGKISAALAGPGLGVGKTTRSMVAQLLEAGLPLVLDADALTTFEGRQDDLFDNLHHPALLTPHEGEFKRLFERSSDKLASARQAARHAGATVLLKGADTVIASPDGRAVIETQAPPWLATAGSGDVLAGIAVGLMAQGMPPFQAGQAAAWLHGQTGLRAGEGLVAEDLIGELGK; translated from the coding sequence TGCGCAAACGTTTCCCGCCCTGCCGGGTTCTGGTGCTGGCTGGCCCCGGCAATAATGGCGGTGATGGCTTCGTGGCGGCTCGCTATTTGCGCCATTGGGGTTGGCCGGTGCGGGTGGCGCTTCTGGGCGACGCCAGGGCGTTGAGGGGGGATGCCGCCCTGAACCTTGAGCGCTGGGAAGGCGAGACCGAACCCTTGGCCCTGTCTTGCCTGGAAGGGGCCGATCTGGCGATCGACGCCTTGTTCGGAGCCGGTTTGACCCGCCCGCTGGAAGGCGTGGCACGACAAGTGATCGAGGCGCTGGCGGTTCCCGTGGTGGCGGTCGATATCCCAAGCGGGATTTCTGGCGATGACGGCCAAGTGCTGGGCGCGGCGCCCAAAGCCTGCCTGACGGTTACCTTTTTTAGGAAAAAGCCCGGCCACTGTCTGATGCCAGGGCGGGGATTGTGCGGCCATATCGTCGTGGCGGATATCGGCATTCCCGATGCCGTGCTGGACGTTATCAAGCCGCAAGCCTTTGAGAATGGGCCGGAACTTTGGAATATGCCCCGCTTGGCCGCCGATGCGCACAAATATGCGCGGGGTCACGCCTTGATCCTGGGCGGCGAGATGACCGGGGCGGCGCGCTTGGCCGCTGGCGCGGCGCGCCGGATCGGGGCGGGGATGGTCACTTTGGCCGTGCCGCAAAAGCTGATGCCCATCTATGCCAGCGCCTGTGCGCCGGGCGTGGTGCTCAAGCCTTGCGATAAGCCGGACGATTTGGCGGCCCTTCTGGAGCCTGGAAAAATTTCGGCGGCGCTGGCCGGACCCGGCCTGGGTGTGGGCAAGACCACGCGTTCGATGGTTGCCCAATTGCTTGAAGCCGGATTGCCGCTGGTTCTCGACGCCGATGCGCTGACCACTTTCGAAGGCAGGCAGGACGACCTGTTTGACAACCTGCACCACCCGGCCTTGCTGACCCCGCATGAGGGTGAATTCAAGCGTTTGTTCGAACGATCCAGCGACAAGCTAGCCTCGGCCCGTCAGGCCGCCCGCCATGCCGGGGCCACGGTGCTGCTGAAGGGGGCCGATACGGTGATCGCTTCGCCCGATGGGCGCGCCGTCATCGAAACCCAGGCGCCGCCCTGGCTAGCCACCGCCGGATCGGGCGATGTGCTGGCGGGGATTGCCGTGGGGTTGATGGCCCAGGGAATGCCACCGTTCCAGGCAGGCCAAGCCGCCGCTTGGCTGCACGGCCAAACCGGACTCAGGGCAGGCGAGGGGCTGGTGGCCGAGGATTTGATCGGCGAATTGGGCAAATGA